A window of the Dermatophagoides farinae isolate YC_2012a chromosome 2, ASM2471394v1, whole genome shotgun sequence genome harbors these coding sequences:
- the LOC124490757 gene encoding uncharacterized protein LOC124490757 isoform X2 produces MKNYEDPSSPGIIAEKTLPGHLSCSGPSVSGSLVYAVEPTLQSSDSCLNTFNNNIWPKTKFSSSSVSTVAATSKTNNDPTPTATVPTGSSQFISIHHSIDHYFNATCVASSTTQTIRKLPIEQMEHKINPISDLYTPFVANSSLEMAKRVVVHDHDLLKNKDCCLPMTGKDMHRSKNNLLSTNRTKQLSFNPQQSNLRLVHNLERIENITSKMKKQQNSNNEDNNSNINNPHNQQSTFDCDAIISIENSGSHKNRLNKSINHVRLNINARERRRMHDLNDALDELRSVIPYAHSPSVRKLSKIATLLLAKNFILMQGNAIEELRRLIIYMYQSGVPLPPNLPSLSTVNTTGQTMNVQQVANIIEQYGFAPEETSNSMTGNNECQNDRKTQTKQSSSSTANKMSNRKVNTKQRQQSTIDENNNAH; encoded by the exons atgaaaaattatgaagATCCTAGTTCACCAGGAATAATCGCGGAAAAGACCCTGCCAGGCCATCTGTCCTGTTCGGGTCCTAGTGTCAGTGGTAGTCTGGTCTATGCGGTTGAACCAACACTTCAATCAAGTGATTCATGTTTGAATACATTTAATAACAATATTTGGCCAAAGACaaagttttcatcatcatccgtaTCGACAGTAGCTGCCACTAGCAAAACCAATAACGATCCAACGCCGACGGCAACAGTTCCAACTGGATCATCACAGTTTatatcaattcatcattcgattgatcACTATTTTAATGCTACTTGTGTTGCATCATCAACCACACAAACAATTCGAAAGTTACCCATCGAACAAATGGAACATAAAATCAATCCAATCTCGGATTTGTACACACCGTTTGTAGCCAATAGTTCATTAGAAATGGCCAAACGTGTCGTGGTTCACGATCATGATTTgttaaaaaacaaagattgTTGTCTACCAATGACTGGTAAAGACATGCATCGttcaaaaaataatcttCTATCAACTAATCGAAccaaacaattatcattcaatccCCAACAATCAAATCTTCGTCTTGTTCATAATCttgaaagaattgaaaacataacaagcaaaatgaaaaaacaacaaaatagtAACAACGAAgataacaacagcaatattaataatcctcataatcaacaatcgaCTTTCGATTGTGATGCTATTATATCCATTGAGAATTCCGGCTCACATAAGAATCGGCTaaataaatcgatcaat CATGTACGTTTAAATATAAATGCAAGAGAACGACGTCGAATGCATGACCTTAATGATGCCCTTGATGAATTACGGTCGGTCATTCCATACGCACATTCTCCGTCTGTACgaaaattatcgaaaattGCTACTTTATTATTGGCCAAGAATTTTATCTTAATGCAAGGCAATGCTATTGAAGAATTACGTCGACTTATAATCTATATGTATCAATCAGGCGTACCATTGCCACCAAatttaccatcattatcgacgGTCAATACAACCGGACAGACAATGAATGTACAGCAAGTGGCCAATATAATCGAACAATATGGATTTGCACCGGAGGAAACAAGTAATTCAATGACAGGAAATAATGAATGTCAAAATGATAGAAAGACACAGACtaagcaatcatcatcatcaacggcGAACAAAATGTCAAATCGAAAAGTTAATACAAAACAAAGGCAACAATCAactattgatgaaaataataatgcacATTGA
- the LOC124490757 gene encoding uncharacterized protein LOC124490757 isoform X1, which produces MKNYEDPSSPGIIAEKTLPGHLSCSGPSVSGSLVYAVEPTLQSSDSCLNTFNNNIWPKTKFSSSSVSTVAATSKTNNDPTPTATVPTGSSQFISIHHSIDHYFNATCVASSTTQTIRKLPIEQMEHKINPISDLYTPFVANSSLEMAKRVVVHDHDLLKNKDCCLPMTGKDMHRSKNNLLSTNRTKQLSFNPQQSNLRLVHNLERIENITSKMKKQQNSNNEDNNSNINNPHNQQSTFDCDAIISIENSGSHKNRLNKSINVSDNYHVRLNINARERRRMHDLNDALDELRSVIPYAHSPSVRKLSKIATLLLAKNFILMQGNAIEELRRLIIYMYQSGVPLPPNLPSLSTVNTTGQTMNVQQVANIIEQYGFAPEETSNSMTGNNECQNDRKTQTKQSSSSTANKMSNRKVNTKQRQQSTIDENNNAH; this is translated from the exons atgaaaaattatgaagATCCTAGTTCACCAGGAATAATCGCGGAAAAGACCCTGCCAGGCCATCTGTCCTGTTCGGGTCCTAGTGTCAGTGGTAGTCTGGTCTATGCGGTTGAACCAACACTTCAATCAAGTGATTCATGTTTGAATACATTTAATAACAATATTTGGCCAAAGACaaagttttcatcatcatccgtaTCGACAGTAGCTGCCACTAGCAAAACCAATAACGATCCAACGCCGACGGCAACAGTTCCAACTGGATCATCACAGTTTatatcaattcatcattcgattgatcACTATTTTAATGCTACTTGTGTTGCATCATCAACCACACAAACAATTCGAAAGTTACCCATCGAACAAATGGAACATAAAATCAATCCAATCTCGGATTTGTACACACCGTTTGTAGCCAATAGTTCATTAGAAATGGCCAAACGTGTCGTGGTTCACGATCATGATTTgttaaaaaacaaagattgTTGTCTACCAATGACTGGTAAAGACATGCATCGttcaaaaaataatcttCTATCAACTAATCGAAccaaacaattatcattcaatccCCAACAATCAAATCTTCGTCTTGTTCATAATCttgaaagaattgaaaacataacaagcaaaatgaaaaaacaacaaaatagtAACAACGAAgataacaacagcaatattaataatcctcataatcaacaatcgaCTTTCGATTGTGATGCTATTATATCCATTGAGAATTCCGGCTCACATAAGAATCGGCTaaataaatcgatcaatGTAAGTGATAATTAT CATGTACGTTTAAATATAAATGCAAGAGAACGACGTCGAATGCATGACCTTAATGATGCCCTTGATGAATTACGGTCGGTCATTCCATACGCACATTCTCCGTCTGTACgaaaattatcgaaaattGCTACTTTATTATTGGCCAAGAATTTTATCTTAATGCAAGGCAATGCTATTGAAGAATTACGTCGACTTATAATCTATATGTATCAATCAGGCGTACCATTGCCACCAAatttaccatcattatcgacgGTCAATACAACCGGACAGACAATGAATGTACAGCAAGTGGCCAATATAATCGAACAATATGGATTTGCACCGGAGGAAACAAGTAATTCAATGACAGGAAATAATGAATGTCAAAATGATAGAAAGACACAGACtaagcaatcatcatcatcaacggcGAACAAAATGTCAAATCGAAAAGTTAATACAAAACAAAGGCAACAATCAactattgatgaaaataataatgcacATTGA
- the LOC124490880 gene encoding uncharacterized protein LOC124490880, with product MANKKGKKLNSTRSNVFKCTLMSTSDETTKKNIEYKKSTDRIIKSKRTNNFYMKCAKNRQDKGLVILPRNVETKIYKLKKILQRKNIDPDEIKQIIRRKRRDEENRLRHDIKRVCFKCRQPGHLVSDCPLQSDPDELTNICYFCCSLEHKLSECTKYQKKMKQLSSDDVNDVSLPFAKCFVCHQNGHLTRNCSMNKNGAFPRGGKCRGCGSINHTLKECPKKKTNVEEEEILLSTFNNMDCGVDVDEFSLEKLITQTGEKKIVKF from the coding sequence atggccaataaaaaaggaaaaaaattaaactcAACTAGAAGTAATGTTTTCAAATGTACATTGATGTCTACCAGCGATGAAacgacaaagaaaaatatcgaatataaaaaatctaCTGATAGAATAATCAAAAgcaaacgaacaaacaactTCTACATGAAATGTGCCAAAAATCGTCAGGACAAAGGTCTCGTCATTCTTCCTCGTAAtgtggaaacaaaaatttacaaattgaaaaagattttaCAACGTAAGAATATTGACCCAGACGAAATCAAGCAGATTATCAGGAGAAAACGTCGTGACGAGGAAAATAGACTTCGGCACGATATTAAAcgtgtttgtttcaaatgtcGACAGCCAGGACATTTAGTATCCGATTGTCCGCTTCAATCCGATCCGGATGAACTAACAAACATTTgctatttttgttgttcacttGAACATAAATTATCAGAATGTACAAagtaccagaaaaaaatgaaacagcTTTCTTCTGATGACGTCAATGATGTAAGCCTGCCATTTGctaaatgttttgtttgtcatcaaaATGGACATCTGACAAGAAATTGTTCAATGAATAAGAATGGTGCATTTCCACGTGGAGGTAAATGTCGTGGTTGTGGTTCGATAAACCACACACTAAAAGAATGTCCCAAGAAGAAAACTAATGTGGAAGAAGAGGAAATTTTATTGTCAACTTTTAATAACATGGATTGCGGTGTTGATGTCGATGAGTTTTCTTTAGAAAAGCTAATAACCCAAACaggagaaaagaaaattgtaaaattttaa
- the LOC124490676 gene encoding L-asparaginase isoform X1, which produces MTDKLFSEDSCDSDAELLNNLPLNGGLTNGKTKNRQRRLSLNLAQTIPQQKLIDPSFEPKVLRKNKSIARIESYGTLAEESKVLVIYTGGTIGMVKNGSGVYEPRPGAFTQVLKKYPQLHDSEYFEKSWLLPDSEHLLVLPDTGEKKRVIYTIFEYDPLLDSSNMTIDDWVLIAQNIKKEYHRFNGFVILHGTDTMAYTASALSFMLENLGKTVVITGSQIPLFEARSDAKENLLNSLIIAGNYSIPEVAILFNNKLFRGNRTSKISASKLDAFNSPNMSPLVNIGIKIDVDWNNVYRPSTIAKVHVHSKLNRNVTLLRLFPSITVETIRVFLREPIEGVVLQTYGAGNAPSNRKDILNEFREATKRGLIIVNITQCPNGKVDPSYETGNALIEAGVIPGSDMTPEACLAKLSYILSKDEWSLEKKREMVRTNLRGEMTVIRERRVEDVSLVQAIASTLKVSTSDEIEKLRSALYPAIVCAITARGDVESLIQLKKNGIDLCACDYDMRTPLHIAVSHGHKDVVKYLLFEGVNVHAKDKNNETPLHLAIKNQQHEIIKMLIEAGASLDLPKNRIGDLITNAAANGKLQLLRSLRLAGATLEEKDTFGRQCIHAATERNQLEIIDYLVNVINVNRHKTDLYGRTAKDIAQFFGYKHILHILETRNFQKNFC; this is translated from the exons ATGACTGACAAACTTTTTTCAGAAGATTCTTGTGATTCGGATGCCGAATTACTGAATAATCTGCCATTGAATGGTGGTTTAACGAatggtaaaacaaaaaatcgtcAACGGCGATTAAGCCTGAATCTAGCTCAAACGATACCACAACAGAAACTCATTGACCCTTCATTCGAACCGAAAGTATTGCgcaaaaataaatcaattgcCCGAATAGAATCTTATGGTACATTGGCCGAAGAAAGCAAAGTTTTGGTCATCTACACAGGTGGAACTATCGGCATGGTCAAAAATGGTTCTGGAG ttTATGAACCACGTCCCGGAGCTTTTACACAagtgttgaaaaaatatccCCAATTACATGATTctgaatattttgaaaaaagttGGCTATTACCAGATTCAGAACATTTGCTAGTTTTACC TGATACCGGAGAGAAAAAACGAGTAATTTACACCATTTTTGAATATGATCCATTACTGGATTCATCGAACATGACCATCGATGATTGGGTTTTGATTGCACAAAATATTAAG AAAGAATACCATCGATTCAATGGCTTTGTCATACTACATGGTACTGATACAATGGCATACACAGCTTCGGCTTTATCATTCATGTTGGAAAATTTGGGCAAAACAGTTGTCATTACTGGATCACAGATTCCGCTTTTCGAAGCTCGTAGTGATGCCAAAGAAAATTTGctaaattcattgataattgcTGGCAATTATTCTATACCTGAAGTGGCCATActtttcaacaataaattaTTCAGAGGCAATCGAACCTCGAAAATAAGCGCCTCAAAATTGGACGCTTTTAATTCTCCCAACATGTCACCTCTAGTCAATATTGGCATCAAAATTGATG TTGATTGGAACAATGTTTATAGACCTTCAACAATTGCAAAAGTACATGTTCATTCAAAACTTAATCGTAATGTAACTTTATTACGATTATTTCCTAGCATCACAGTCGAAACG attCGAGTCTTTCTACGAGAACCTATAGAGGGTGTGGTGCTACAAACATATGGAGCCGGAAATGCTCCTTCCAATCGCAAGGATatcttgaatgaatttcgagAAGCCACTAAAAGAGGTTTAATTATTGTAAATATAACACAATGTCCAAATGGAAAGGTCGATCCATCATATGAAACTGGAAACGCTCTAATAGAAGCCGGTGTTATACCTGGTTCAGATATGACTCCTGAAGCCTGTCTTGCTAAACTATCATACATTCTAAGTAAAGACGAATGGTcattagagaaaaaaagagag ATGGTACGCACGAATCTACGTGGCGAAATGACTGTAATTCGTGAAAGAAGAGTCGAAGATGTCAGCCTTGTTCAGGCAATCGCAAGCACGCTAAAAGTTTCAACATCCGATGAAATCGAAAAACTGCGTTCAGCACTATATCCAGCGATTGTCTGTGCTATCACTGCCCGTGGCGATGTCGAGAGTTTGATTCAGCTTAAAAAGAATGGCATCGATTTATGTGCTTGCGATTATGATATGCGTACACCATTGCATATAGCCGTCAGCCATGGTCATAAAGATGTGGTTAAATATCTTCTATTTGAAGGTGTCAATGTACATGCTAAagataaaaacaatgaaactCCATTGCATTTGGCcataaaaaatcaacaacatgaaattatcaaaatgttGATTGAAGCTGGTGCCTCTTTGGACCTTCCCAAGAATCGAATCGGTGATCTTATTACAAA TGCTGCAGCAAATGGAAAATTACAACTTTTAAGATCATTACGATTGGCGGGAGCAACATTAGAAGAGAAGGACACGTTCGGTCGTCAATGTATACATGCT GCAACTGAAAGAAATCAATTggaaattatcgattatctAGTGAACGTTATCAATGTTAATCGACATAAAACGGATTTATATGGTCGTACTGCCAAAGATATTGCTCAATTCTTTGGTTATAAACATATTCTGCACATATTGGAAacaagaaattttcaaaagaatttCTGTTGA
- the LOC124490676 gene encoding L-asparaginase 1 isoform X2, producing MTDKLFSEDSCDSDAELLNNLPLNGGLTNGKTKNRQRRLSLNLAQTIPQQKLIDPSFEPKVLRKNKSIARIESYGTLAEESKVLVIYTGGTIGMVKNGSGVYEPRPGAFTQVLKKYPQLHDSEYFEKSWLLPDSEHLLVLPDTGEKKRVIYTIFEYDPLLDSSNMTIDDWVLIAQNIKKEYHRFNGFVILHGTDTMAYTASALSFMLENLGKTVVITGSQIPLFEARSDAKENLLNSLIIAGNYSIPEVAILFNNKLFRGNRTSKISASKLDAFNSPNMSPLVNIGIKIDVDWNNVYRPSTIAKVHVHSKLNRNVTLLRLFPSITVETIRVFLREPIEGVVLQTYGAGNAPSNRKDILNEFREATKRGLIIVNITQCPNGKVDPSYETGNALIEAGVIPGSDMTPEACLAKLSYILSKDEWSLEKKREMVRTNLRGEMTVIRERRVEDVSLVQAIASTLKVSTSDEIEKLRSALYPAIVCAITARGDVESLIQLKKNGIDLCACDYDMRTPLHIAVSHGHKDVVKYLLFEGVNVHAKDKNNETPLHLAIKNQQHEIIKMLIEAGASLDLPKNRIGDLITNAAANGKLQLLRSLRLAGATLEEKDTFGRQCIHAVCLHTRG from the exons ATGACTGACAAACTTTTTTCAGAAGATTCTTGTGATTCGGATGCCGAATTACTGAATAATCTGCCATTGAATGGTGGTTTAACGAatggtaaaacaaaaaatcgtcAACGGCGATTAAGCCTGAATCTAGCTCAAACGATACCACAACAGAAACTCATTGACCCTTCATTCGAACCGAAAGTATTGCgcaaaaataaatcaattgcCCGAATAGAATCTTATGGTACATTGGCCGAAGAAAGCAAAGTTTTGGTCATCTACACAGGTGGAACTATCGGCATGGTCAAAAATGGTTCTGGAG ttTATGAACCACGTCCCGGAGCTTTTACACAagtgttgaaaaaatatccCCAATTACATGATTctgaatattttgaaaaaagttGGCTATTACCAGATTCAGAACATTTGCTAGTTTTACC TGATACCGGAGAGAAAAAACGAGTAATTTACACCATTTTTGAATATGATCCATTACTGGATTCATCGAACATGACCATCGATGATTGGGTTTTGATTGCACAAAATATTAAG AAAGAATACCATCGATTCAATGGCTTTGTCATACTACATGGTACTGATACAATGGCATACACAGCTTCGGCTTTATCATTCATGTTGGAAAATTTGGGCAAAACAGTTGTCATTACTGGATCACAGATTCCGCTTTTCGAAGCTCGTAGTGATGCCAAAGAAAATTTGctaaattcattgataattgcTGGCAATTATTCTATACCTGAAGTGGCCATActtttcaacaataaattaTTCAGAGGCAATCGAACCTCGAAAATAAGCGCCTCAAAATTGGACGCTTTTAATTCTCCCAACATGTCACCTCTAGTCAATATTGGCATCAAAATTGATG TTGATTGGAACAATGTTTATAGACCTTCAACAATTGCAAAAGTACATGTTCATTCAAAACTTAATCGTAATGTAACTTTATTACGATTATTTCCTAGCATCACAGTCGAAACG attCGAGTCTTTCTACGAGAACCTATAGAGGGTGTGGTGCTACAAACATATGGAGCCGGAAATGCTCCTTCCAATCGCAAGGATatcttgaatgaatttcgagAAGCCACTAAAAGAGGTTTAATTATTGTAAATATAACACAATGTCCAAATGGAAAGGTCGATCCATCATATGAAACTGGAAACGCTCTAATAGAAGCCGGTGTTATACCTGGTTCAGATATGACTCCTGAAGCCTGTCTTGCTAAACTATCATACATTCTAAGTAAAGACGAATGGTcattagagaaaaaaagagag ATGGTACGCACGAATCTACGTGGCGAAATGACTGTAATTCGTGAAAGAAGAGTCGAAGATGTCAGCCTTGTTCAGGCAATCGCAAGCACGCTAAAAGTTTCAACATCCGATGAAATCGAAAAACTGCGTTCAGCACTATATCCAGCGATTGTCTGTGCTATCACTGCCCGTGGCGATGTCGAGAGTTTGATTCAGCTTAAAAAGAATGGCATCGATTTATGTGCTTGCGATTATGATATGCGTACACCATTGCATATAGCCGTCAGCCATGGTCATAAAGATGTGGTTAAATATCTTCTATTTGAAGGTGTCAATGTACATGCTAAagataaaaacaatgaaactCCATTGCATTTGGCcataaaaaatcaacaacatgaaattatcaaaatgttGATTGAAGCTGGTGCCTCTTTGGACCTTCCCAAGAATCGAATCGGTGATCTTATTACAAA TGCTGCAGCAAATGGAAAATTACAACTTTTAAGATCATTACGATTGGCGGGAGCAACATTAGAAGAGAAGGACACGTTCGGTCGTCAATGTATACATGCTGTATGTTTACACACTCGCGGATAG
- the Pkc98E gene encoding protein kinase C, whose product MPFTGTLKLKIVEAADLKPTQLSVRHVLGKNQSMVIDPFINVAVDDSVMERTTAKSRTFKPVWNESFNLELIEAKTLQLTVFHKSALSEEFVANYSLTFDEIQEKHEDNDFWLDLEPVGRLHVMIELVNKPELRPPKEFHERIGFNNRRRGAMRRRVHQINGHKFMTTNLRQPTFCSHCNKFIWGLAKQGYQCQVCTMVVHKKCHQFVVVKCPGCKKTNEEDALASGNRFSINVPHRFSVHNYKIPTFCDHCGSMLYGIIKQGLKCEDCEMNVHKRCHKNVTNNCGINSKKFGEVLGELGISSESLCSNNKSKKNKVPMNEQSPSKSSFNERSHTSPLPNMTMDQLYSEEPFCNAMSNMRLSLITNNEKQQQKSLQQSNLNQLIESCSKRRYDLDSFSFLKVLGKGSFGKVMLAELKGTDEVYAVKVLKKDVILQDDDVDCTMTEKRVLALAAKHPFLTALHSCFQTQDRLFFVMEYVNGGDLMFQIQKARKFEEPRARFYAAEVTLALMFLHRHGVIYRDLKLDNILLDSEGHCKLADFGMCKENIIGDNTTSTFCGTPDYIAPEILQELDYGACVDWWALGVLMYEMMAGQPPFEAENEDDLFESILHDDVVYPVWLSKDAVAILKGFLTKNPLKRLGCVPSAGESAILNHPFFHEINWELLEAKKLKTPFKPKIKAKCDVTNFDQDFTKEEAVLTPTNVETIRSINQDEFKGFSFVNEDFKPSRLDVFI is encoded by the exons ATGCCTTTTACCGGAACTTTAAAGCTTAAAATTGTCGAGGCTGCTGATCTGAAGCCTACACAATTGTCCGTTCGCCATGTGCTCGGcaagaatcaatcaatggttATTGATCCGTTCATTAATGTTGCCGTTGATGATTCGGTAATGGAAAGAACTACGGCTAAATCTCGTACATTCAAACCGGTATGGAACGAATCATTCAATCTGGAATTGATTGAAGCCAAAACACTGCAATTAACAGTGTTTCATAAATCAGCATTATCCGAAGAATTTGTAGCAAATTATTCACTCACATTCGATGAGATTCAAGAGAAACATGAggataatgatttttgg CTTGACTTGGAACCAGTAGGAAGATTACATGTTATGATTGAATTAGTTAATAAACCGGAACTAAGACCACCGAAAGAATTCCATGAACGTATTGGTTTCAATAATAGGCGTCGTGGTGCCATGAGACGTCGtgttcatcaaataaatggTCATAAATTCATGACGACCAACCTAAGGCAACCGACATTTTGTTCACATtgtaataaatttatttggGGACTAGCTAAACAAGGATATCAATGTCAAG TATGCACTATGGTAGTGCATAAGAAATGTCATCAATTCGTTGTTGTCAAATGTCCTGgttgtaaaaaaacaaatgaagaagat GCATTGGCCAGTGGCAATCGATTCAGTATCAATGTTCCACATAGGTTTTCCGTTCATAATTACAAGATACCGACATTTTGTGATCACTGTGGTTCTATGTTATATGGTATTATCAAACAAGGCCTCAAATGTGAAG ATTGTGAAATGAATGTTCATAAACGGTGCCATAAAAATGTGACAAATAACTGTGggatcaattcaaaaaaatttggcgAAGTATTAGGCGAATTGGGAATTTCCAGTGAAAGTTTGTgcagtaataataaatctaAGAAAAATAAAGTCCCAATGAATGAACAGTCGCCTAGCAAGTCATCGTTCAATGAAAGATCGCATACATCACCATTGCCCAATATGACCATGGACCAATTGTATTCTGAAGAACCATTCTGCAATGCAATGTCAAACATGCGTCTTTCACTGATTACCAATA atgaaaaacaacagcaaaaatcGTTACAGCAGAGTAActtgaatcaattgattgaatcatgcTCTAAACGCCGCTATGACTTGGACTCATTCAGCTTTTTAAAAGTCTTAGGCAAAGGGAGCTTCGGAAAG GTCATGTTGGCCGAACTGAAAGGAACCGACGAAGTGTATGCCGTCaaagttttgaaaaaagatgTCATTcttcaagatgatgatgtcgattgTACCATGACCGAAAAGCGTGTTCTAGCGTTGGCTGCCAAGCATCCTTTCCTGACGGCATTACATTCATGTTTTCAGACTCAa GATCGGTTATTTTTCGTTATGGAATATGTCAATGGTGGAGATTTAATGTTCCAGATACAAAAAGCTCGAAAATTCGAAGAACCACGTGCTCGATTCTATGCGGCCGAAGTTACGTTAGCATTGATGTTTCTTCATCGACATGGTGTGATATATAG aGATCTAAAATTAGATAATATTCTCCTGGACAGCGAAGGACATTGTAAATTAGCCGATTTCGGCATGTGCAAAGAAAATATCATTGGTGATAATACGACATCTACATTCTGTGGTACTCCTGATTATATAGCACCAGAAATATTACAAGAACTTGATTATGGAGCTTGTGTTgattg GTGGGCATTGGGCGTTTTAATGTATGAAATGATGGCCGGCCAGCCACCTTTTGAAGCCGAAAACGAGGATGAtctatttgaatcaattttacatgatgatgttgtctATCCTGTTTGGCTTTCCAAAGATGCTGTCGCAATTCTCAAAGGA TTTTTAACTAAAAATCCCTTGAAACGTTTGGGTTGTGTGCCTAGTGCCGGCGAAAGTGCAATACTAAACCATCCATTTTTCCATGAAATCAATTGGGAATTGTTGGAAGCAAAAAAACTCAAGACCCCATTTAAGCCAAAAATT aaAGCCAAATGTGATGTCACTAATTTTGATCAAGATTTTACCAAAGAAGAAGCTGTTTTAACACCGACCAATGTCGAAACAATCAGGTCGATCAATCAAGACGAGTTCAAaggtttttcatttgtaaatGAAGATTTTAAGCCATCAAGATTAGATGTGTTTATTTAA
- the LOC124490942 gene encoding uncharacterized protein LOC124490942 produces the protein MDVSTDILSALSLINSGDVTENDLYFIFDQCNQTIQNNQSNISSCSEIIRVLIFAINALMLEAVKCQINHATLIRSLQDNGLDCSTNKFKLFENFIEKSMRKLYHNISNLELEPNIRFKDLEWSQMLDLKSSNGENIRKKNYIIDIIGSKPSKDGNNHSTTDSISMIFSEQGIQDFYVTIRDCMKNVEHYI, from the coding sequence ATGGATGTATCAACGGATATATTATCAGCATTATCTTTGATCAATTCGGGTGACGTTACCgaaaatgatttatattttatattcGATCAATGTaatcaaacaattcaaaataatcaatctaACATTTCATCGTGTTCAGAAATCATTAGAGTGCTCATATTTGCTATTAATGCTTTGATGCTTGAAGCTGTCAAATGTCAAATCAATCATGCTACTTTGATTCGTTCACTACAAGATAATGGGCTTGATTGTAGcacaaataaatttaaattatttgaaaattttattgaaaaatccaTGAGAAAATTATATCACAACATTTCAAATCTAGAATTGGAACCAAATATTCGTTTCAAAGATCTGGAATGGTCACAGATGTTGGATTTAAAAAGTTCAAATGGTGAAAATATTCGTAAAAAGAATTACATCATCGATATAATTGGTTCAAAACCTTCCAAAGATGGCAATAATCATTCGACAACCGATTCtatttcaatgatatttTCCGAACAAGGAATACAGGATTTTTATGTGACAATACGTGATTGtatgaaaaatgttgaacattatatttaa